From the genome of Terriglobales bacterium:
TAAATGTCTCAGCAGGACCAGAACGCACGCGAGCTGAACCATGCCGAGGAAGTTGGCCGCGTGGTACTCCCAGCGGGTGACCACGCGGCGATAGTTATGCAACCAGGCGAACAAACGCTCGATG
Proteins encoded in this window:
- a CDS encoding IS5/IS1182 family transposase; its protein translation is IERLFAWLHNYRRVVTRWEYHAANFLGMVQLACVLVLLRHL